One window of the Triticum dicoccoides isolate Atlit2015 ecotype Zavitan chromosome 3B, WEW_v2.0, whole genome shotgun sequence genome contains the following:
- the LOC119281175 gene encoding D-aminoacyl-tRNA deacylase-like: protein MRAVVQRVLSASVEVEGQVVSAIGPGLLVLVGVHEADTSSDADYICRKVLNMRLFTNEKTGKAWDQSVMQRNFEVLLVSQFTLYGILKGSKPDFHVAMPPAKAKPFYASLVEKFQKSYKTDSVKDGIFGAMMKVSLVNDGPVTMQVDSPSLQGSGQSSNGDAGLVRDGEAAVPDETH from the exons ATGAGGGCCGTGGTGCAGCGCGTCCTCTCGGCCAGCGTCGAG GTGGAAGGGCAAGTGGTTTCGGCGATCGGCCCGGGCCTCCTCGTCCTCGTCGGCGTTCACGAGGCTGACACCAGCTCCGACGCCGACTACAT CTGTCGGAAGGTCCTGAATATGAGGCTGTTTACTAATGAGAAGACTGGAAAAGCATGGGATCAGAGT GTTATGCAGCGGAACTTTGAAGTCCTGTTAG TGAGCCAATTTACCTTATATGGAATCCTGAAGGGTAGCAAGCCAGATTTCCATGTGGCTATGCCGCCTGCGAAAGCAAAACCTTTCTACGCTTCTTTGGTTGAGAAGTTTCAAAAGTCGTACAAAACTGATTCAGTTAAAG atggcatttttggagcaatgatgAAG GTTTCATTGGTAAATGATGGCCCTGTAACAATGCAAGTTGACTCACCCTCCCTGCAAGGCTCTGGTCAGTCAAG CAATGGTGATGCTGGTTTGGTAAGAGACGGTGAAGCAGCAGTACCCGATGAGACTCATTAA